DNA from Pirellulales bacterium:
GATTCGCTCCGAAAAATGGGCGTTCAAAAATGCCGCCATGGTTTTTCGCGCGCGGTGCAGGATCACGCGAATCCCTGCCGGCTTCATGCCAATGATGTCGGCAATCCCACGCGGCTCATGGCCCAGGCTGGCCAGCTCCAGCACGCAGCGATCGCGCATGGACAGGCTTTGCAGTCCGCGGTGGATCGCATCGTTCAGTTCGGTAGCCATCACAACGTCAGCGGGCGAGGCGGCCCGGGGGTCGACGACCTGCGGAGCTGTTTCTTGTTGGCCGCTGGAATTATTGAGGCTC
Protein-coding regions in this window:
- a CDS encoding sigma-70 family RNA polymerase sigma factor, which translates into the protein TEREGVRVDGWIEKELPAAVRYAASLIGDRTAAEDIVQEAIYRLLRRAGSYDLDRDGRKLLYRAVTNGCINLTVRRREVLSLNNSSGQQETAPQVVDPRAASPADVVMATELNDAIHRGLQSLSMRDRCVLELASLGHEPRGIADIIGMKPAGIRVILHRARKTMAAFLNAHFSERIVP